agcactcttcaaatacttaaaaggttgtcacacagaggagggccaggatctcttcttgatcctcccagagtgcaggacacggaataacgggctcaagttaaaggaagccagattccggctggacatcagaaaaaacttcctgactgttagagcagtgcgacaatggaatcagctacctagggaggttgtgggctctcccacactagaggcattcaagaggcagctggacaaccatctgtcagggatgctttaggtggattcctgcattgagcagggggttggactcgatggccttgtaggccccttccaactctgctattctatgattctatgattctaatcacgTAACAGCCCAGAAACTGAGCACAAGCAGAGGGAAAGTCTGAACTCCAAAGCCAATCCACGTGTTTGACCCCAcggaaaaacaacaaaatacccatttaagGTTACAATTCTATGCTTACATGGAAcataatgggaattacttctcagCAGACCTATATAGGATTACTCTGCTCATCCTAGCCATatgcacagctttccccaaaggaaaggaaagaacatTCCCCACCTCGACCCCAggtgctgggagtggggagagagaacaaATGGGAAAGGTCTCTGTTGGCAGAAGGTTGGGTGGAGCCAGGAAGCCACTGTttccctttttttccccctgcccaccccctaaACAGCTGATCAGCTGAACATGAAGAGCACGGTGTGTTAACATTTttcaagtttttaaaattataaacatTTCTGCTGAAGGCGGCAGGGAGTGGAAAGCTTCGTGAAGGCCCTGCCCTAGCCGTTGCTGACGGCAGCTGGCCCAGGCAGGGCAGGCGCCAAAGGCTGAGGTCAGCTATTTGGGACAGAGAGCTGAAGCAAGCAGCTGGAACTCAACGGATTCCTCCTCCCATGTGCACGGCACTCCCCCAcccttgcctgcagctcctaTGTTCAGGGCGCAAGGACGCATTCAGCAGCCTGCACGGCCCACACCTTTCTGCCTTCTCCTCCGTGGACGCAGGGACTGAGTGGAACTTCTgccagtgtgcagctgcttccTGCCTTCGGTCCAGCTGCCAGAGGGTGTGAAGCAGATACAAGTTGGCCGTGGGGTCACCTGCACAGCACAAAGGAAGAGATCTGCTCAGAGCGGGCCTCAGCACCCGTTGGGGCTCTTAGGTGAGAGTCCAAAATGCTCTTGCCTCCCTCCCGCTGGATCCCGTCTCACATGTCCCAATGGCCTCCTTCACCCTGTGCATTCTGTGGGCACCAAGAAACTCCAAACCCAGCGCCCTACGTTACGGAGGTTACCTCGCTTGTATAGCAATGCTTAgtctgcataatttattctgcctgCTCTGAGGAACATGCAGGCTACaccattgaggggagacatgagagcactcttcaaatacttgaaaggttgtcacacagaggagggcccggatctcttctcgatcctcccagagtgcaggacacggaataacgggctcaagttaaaggaagccggattccggctggacatcaggaaaaacttcctgactgttagagcagtacgacaatggaatcagtgacctagggaggttgtgggctctcccacactgggggccttcaagaggcagctggacagccacctgtcagggatgctttagggtggattcctgcattgagcagggggttggactcgatggccttgtaggccccttccaactctgctattctatgattctgtgattctctcTACTGCATCTGTCAAAGAATTCCAGGCGGATGCTACCTGGACAGATGTGCAAGCTGTGCTGGAAATCCATCAAGGCTTCTTTGTCCCGCTCCAGCCCCAGGAACTGGGTCCCTCGTGCGGTCAAGGCCAGCTGCCTGATTTGGGAAAGCACCTTTGCTTCCATTTGCTCAGTTTCCTCCTCGGTGCTGCTTCCTGCTAGAGAAAGAATATCGCTGGTCATTGAGCATCAGCCATGAGCACAAGGGAAGCCAACAGAAACAAAGGCCGTTTCCCAGCTCTGTCCTTCGCCCCTGGCAGGGGCCTGCTAGCTCCAAACGCAGCAAGGGACTAAGGTGCGAACACCAGGGAACACTAGGAGTGTTCCAGGGGGCACCGTCTCTGTGAACAACAGAGATAGGAAGAGGGGAGGCGCTTGTCGAAACAGTCAGGGAAACTGAAACAGAAACCTCTCGATTGTAAGGCAGACACAGACCATTTCTCCAGATCAGCCAGACTTCACCTTCTGGTGTCACAAAAGGACCAATCCAGTCTCACTGCATCATCATCTTGGAATGCCAGGTGACATGAGGTGCCTGATTCATTCCCAGCATCTGGCAACAGTACGTTCTGTTTAGCCCTGCAAAACATTTCCTTCCAGCCGAGAAGGAAGCAGCAAGAAACAGGTAGTAGTACCTTGGTCCATACCTGTGTTCTCAAAATGGACTCTTAGGAGATCATTAAGACACCTGTTGGGGAGGAATCAAAGCAGAATCATTTCAGTGCTGCCTGAAGAAAGGGACGGGTTGCGTGTTTCTACCTGCCCACAACCAGATGACTCAAGTATAGAATTTCATCTcgaaattagattgtaagcctctaggcagggtagcgctgtttcatttgtatattttgtacagcaccaagtacattgttggtgctatattaataaataataaataataataatagtaatagtaataataatagtaataataataataataataataataataataataataataataatacagcctgGCACCAAAGTCACTATGCTGTGGATCtccccttattttttaaaaaataaatgtttctacTTCTCCAAGCTGCAAAGATAACTCAGAGGTAGAAGCAGGATGTTCTGCACTCTGCATAGCTCCTTGTCAAACTCCATGGCAAGCAGAAGGAAAAGATTGTGCAACGCTGCAGAGGTTATTCATGTTGCCAAACCTGGGTTAACTTAGGACACAGTTTAGGCATCTTGAGCGCTGAACATACGCAGACTTCCTTGAAAGACACATCCCTGCATATTCAGGGGAGGTCTCTGGCCAAGCAGAATCAAGGCTGCATCCAATGGGGCAGATTCTCTCACACAGCTTATGGGCAATCCCCACTCCAACAAGGGACTGACCCGTCTACCCTGGATCACAAGCTGGGAGCCCTGAGCTCAAATTACCTGCTCAAGAGGCTTATGGATTCCTTGACTTCTCCTAGCCTGGCCCATGCCCAGCCCTGGAGCAAATAGGCCCCCGCCCGCCAAAGGACACAGCGCAGGCTCTCCCTCTTCCGCTCCGTGATGACATCAGGAGACTTTGCCAAGGGGGACCCTGCCGTCTCCGAGGTGTTCTCTTCGGCACAGGCGCCCAGCTCAATTCGCAGCCGCTCAGGGACCAGCTCACTCGTTCGGGTGACCACCTCCTCACACACCGCCACGGCGTCTTGATGCCTGGCCAGCTCCTGCAGGGCTGAGGCAGCTTCCAAGAACACCTCAGGGATCCTGGGCAAGGCTGGATACAGCCCctggagagaggaaggagagccCCCAGGATCAGCATCTGGTGTGCCTTCAGTCAGCCACATGACCCAGAGATCTGAGTACCACAGTTCACGGGAGATGTGAGAaagaagagttctgaagaacCTGTGCGGGCTCCACTGTCAGTGCCCCAGGCCACCATCAGCCACTGAAAGCAcccaagaaggacgcagacaagcgggagcgtgttcagaggagggcaaccaggttgatcaggggtctggaaacaaagccctaggaagagagactgaaagaactgggcctgtttagcctggagaagagaagatggaggggagacatgagagcactcttcaaatacttgaaaggttgtcacacagaggagggccaggatctcttctcgatccccccagagtgcaggacacggaataacgggctcaagttaaagaaagccagattccgtctggacatcaggaaaaacttcctgactgttagagcagtatgacaatggaatcagttacccagggaggtggtgggctctcccacactagaggccttcaagaggcagctggacaagcatctgtcagggatgctttagggtggattcctgcattgggcagggggttggactcgatggccttataggccccttccaactctgctattctatgattctacccaagtcACTGAGCTAGCAACTCACAGGTGACACACCTGGGCAAAAGAACATCCTCATTCCTTCTCTCTGTTGATGGGATTTGACTTGGCTGTGGGTTCTAACTTCCaaacctgagaggtaggaccagttGCAAATAGGTTGGAGAAAAATCaatgatgttaaaaaaaatcgatttcttttatttaaattttttaaaaataaaatgctttttgaggaaaaatctatctaaagacagttttctatttaagatacattatagtccaaaggttattcatcatgaaataaggattagtttttaattatgtagcatgaggctgtttaaattttttggtaaatgaattctattaatccattcacaatgtcatgacCTTCCAGAgttttctgtaagattatttttcttcttccaataaagtacagcagaaaagttgtccaaatatgaatgattaacctattaaactggagatagataattatgaaattattgcgaggtgaaacatgatgtgtttctaatagtataaccaaatcagtatttttttgatataactgtaaaactaatctgaaaagttgctattctaaaaatgaaatctttatctggttgtaaatattaagattataccagcaagaatgggtctttggtaactctgagttgtgtggaatatagcgaggaagagtgcattttggggtgggggagccacATGAtaaaatcgagtctttctgagtagtgatttaaatgaAATCCACCTTGGTTGCAAGCCACCTtttcacagaatcctagaatagcagagttggaaggggcctacaaggccatcgagtccaaccccctgctcaatgcaggaatcctgcattTTCTTCTACCACAACTCACAGGAAGACAACACTCGTAGCTGGGTCATGTGAGAATTCAAGATTATGGTCTGTACCAAAACCAGCCCTCCTGCGCCCCGGTTCAGCCATGCCTCTCCCCTCCCAACCATCAGTCATGTGATGGTTTCCCCGGACTTAGTGCAGTTTTTTCAGCACTCcaaaaaaggctgaaatgcctctctaagGCGGAGTTACCGGCACGAAGAGCTTTAAGCCAATGCGTGCTGGTATTTTGTGCCCCTCCCACCACTAGACCacagccctcaagagcttctccaaaacaggacttggcccttaggctgaaatGGCTCCACTGCCCTCGCCTGCACCTGCGGAGGAGGAGGGGCCCTTTCCAGAGCTTCCTCTCCTCTCTTACGGCTGGGGCAGAATGCCAAACGCCAGGCTAGGCACAAGAACGAAGCTGGCTCCAAGAACGAAGCAGAGAGCTGTTCAGAAATATTGAGGCACCGTGCAAGCCCTCGGGTTTCCGAGGTTGCCCAGTCAGTCAGCCTCGGAAAGTGGCCGGCTACCACTCGGGCTGGGTAAACAGAAGAAAAGGGAATCTGGGCCAGGGCTATTTCAACGGCTCAAAACtctggggcaggaggaggaggaggccaagcAGAAGCACAGGATAAAAGCCTGGAAGCTCAGAGGAGAAAgacaaagcagaagcagcaaagagGCCCAGGAGGCGTGGATGGAAAGCACACCAGGCACGGGGAACAAAGACCAGCAGCAGGTACAGAAAGGGGAGGCAGGAAGGGAGAGGGGTCAGTGGGCTTAGGAGGAGGCCAAGAGGCTGAGGCGGAGGGCCAGCTGCTAGGAATGCTAAGAGAGCTGCAAGTACAGACAGGAAAGCACAAGGCCAAGAGGCCAAGAGGAGATTTCCCCACCTCCATAGCAAACTCAGTACCAGATCACCCTCACCCCACAACCACTTACCTACGCTATGCACCACTATGTAGGCATTCATCTGATCCTGCAGCTATTTGCCTGTACTGCAGCACTGGCCCCCACCCTGGCCCTGCAGCTGCTTACCCAGCATCTGGGCAGTCCTTCTGGTTCTACAGATAAATAGCCCTATTAACCAGTATGCATTCACCCTGGCCCTGCAGCTACTTGCCTCACTTCGTGAGTCTTCAACTTGCTTCTGCATCTACTTACCATACTACTCCGGGTGCACTCCACCTTATCCTGCATCTACTTACCATACTACTCCGGGTGCACTCCACCTTATCCTGCAGCTACTTACCATACTACTCCGGGTGCACTCCACCTTATCCTGCATCTACTTACCATACTACTCCGGGTGCACTCCACCTTATCCTGCATCTACTTACCATACTACTCCGGGTGCACTCCACCTTATCCTGCATCTACTTAACATACTACTCCGGGTACACTCCACCTTATCCTGCAGCTACTTATCGTACTACTCCAGGTGCACTTCACCTTATCCTGCAGCTACTTACCATACTACTCCGGGTGCACTCTACCTGAGCCCTAAGAAAGGAGTCTCTTCCTGCAACTACCAACTTGAATGATCCTGTGCTGTAACAAGGATTAATGAAGTCTAGAGCTGCTGTATTTACATTGTCATGTCTTTCCTTCAGGTGGAAAACAAGGGAATTGACATATCCCCACAACGCAAGGGGCACCCCATGTGAGAAACTGCCAGTTGCTTTTCAAATTTAATGGAACCTAGAATTAACTAGCTGTGATTTTACTGATCAGGAATGTAAACCTTAAGATTATCTCACCAAGGCCGTTCACATAACCAGAGAGCAAGGTGAAGCTTGCAAAATATGAAGGACTTCTAAAAGCAAATGTAAAACAGCCCATCGAAatccatttaaataaatgttaaactgAGAACTTCGTAAGCACTTCACCTTTATGCCAGGATGTCAGGTTGAGCTGGTGGAGTATTCCATTTGTGTTAGTTTCTTTAGCTACCATTTTTAATGCACCTGTTTAAATGAATTTTCACTGGGCTAATTACatttgtctttttatttattattaaaccaTTCAATACTAACCGTTGAATGTGGGTAAGGTTTTATATCTGTGCAAACAAATCAACAAAATCAGTGAAGTCACGAAGAATTAAATAGCTGCAAAGTGCCCACCTGCTTAAGAGGCCCTTCCTGTAAGAGAGCCAGAAGATCCAGGTAGTgctccacagcctcacctgcccTGCAGGAGAAAGGACAAGTCAACAGGAGTCACAGGGAGGCCCCACGAGCCTCTTATCTAGGGCGCCTGACCAGCTCTTTCATCCCACCCAGCCCCTGGGCTCTTTTGAGGTATGTTCATGGGCTGCTGGTAAGGAATTTCCTTCTACCAAAGGACTGGCCTGCAAGCGATTTGAGACTCCTGAGGAAAGTTCTGTCGAGAAGATCAAGGCCAACCACCCACCTCCATCCCACGTATGCCACAGAAAGGATGGCGCTCACCTCCCTGCTTGGAGGCACCTCTGGGCCAGCACATATTTCACTTCTGCTGGACGGTTCTGAACAAAGAAAGCAGCCAGTGTTGGTGCGCAGATGAGGAGCTCCGTTTGGATTAGGAAATGCGGGTTGACGGACACCGTAGTTGCTTGCACAGGGCCGTCGAGAGCCTGGGCGGAGACGTGGGGAAACAGGAAACACTCTGCTCCTAATCAGGCAGGATGGAGTAATGCAGCCAGGCAGGGGAGCGGCACTGACCAGCTCCCCTCCTGCTCTTTTCAGGAGGGGCGGACGGGAAGGGGGCAGACCCCGGCCTCCCAGAAGGGGTGGAGAAGTCCAAAAAGAATGACTGCGCCTTGTAGCCCAATACTGTGCCCATATCCACTAGACCGACTGTCCCCAGCCAGCTTCCAAGTCAAGAGGATGAGGAATTAAGTAAGAAGAAGCTCGTCCAgcaatcccctccctccctcagcagcacAGCCATGCAGCCCATGGGCTTCATCAAACAGGGGCTGCAAGGCACTTAGACAGACCTGATAAAGCAGCACCAGGGCCTCCAGCTCGGCATCCAAGAGCCCCAGCTGGCGGTACAACAAGGCTGCTTGGTACAAGGCCGGGAGGAAAGTGAAATCCACCTGCAGGGCTCGTTTCAGGTGCTGGATGGCCATCTGCGGCTTGCCCTGGCGTGGAGAGAAACGTAGGCAGCATGGAGCAGCCTGCCTGAGGAAAGCATGGCTAGACCCAAAGGGGCATCACTGCAGCCCAGCGCCTTGGTCTGTCTTCTATATCCAGAGATGGCTGACATGACTCCAAGAATGTTCTGCTTCTCCCCATCAACATGCAGCGTACGTTGTGTGTTAAATAAGCAGTTTCACTGATCCGTCAAAAGCTAATTCTTGGTTAGAAGTTGAGGGTTAAGCCCAAGAAAAGATTTATTGTTGCTTAGTAGTTCATCAACTTCAATCACTAAAAATACATCTAAACGTTTTGACTGCTTAGCAAGGTAAGTGATGTAGAAGACAGGAAAATAAGACTAATTTCCTATTGCCATGCATCGTGAGACACACgtttcttttctctttataaacaataaaaagcgTGTCTGCAATTAGGATGCTTAGCTATGAGTAAATTCTGCCTGGTTCTACTGAAGTCTTGGCTTCTTTTGTGCTTAATAAATCAAGCTGAGTCTTTCTGTCTTGGGTTAGCAATCCCTAAAAGAATACAGGAGGACGGTGTCCCAGGGTGATGGGTACGAAGGACGAGATCAACATGCCGCTTCCGTTGTGGCGCTTGGAATCCCTCGGCCCCAGAGACGAAACCACTGGCCGTCCCACATCAAAGCCAGCTAATCTGTCGTATCAGCAACACCTTCCTCTCCCGTCCTCCTAGGCTACACCACCTCATGACCATCTGGCGAACACACAACCAATATATCCCTACCATTTTCTGGTTGCAGCATCCCATTAAGGTG
This Elgaria multicarinata webbii isolate HBS135686 ecotype San Diego chromosome 6, rElgMul1.1.pri, whole genome shotgun sequence DNA region includes the following protein-coding sequences:
- the FANCG gene encoding Fanconi anemia group G protein isoform X2, yielding MAGAGSCLNLWREENDGLARRWRRVARSPGSGCSVTQTAQQCRLDFTKLLQKIQGLPAVLPALPLELAILYNSLLFDIHLSSNSGEKLLAMIDHELSRVLEACAESAQGLVSEDRWQKVLQEGAPEELRGPLHRLAALQGALWLAANRLGSAEGLFQLLSGAKSLRPSPFHGCQNNLLSLLQTWHPHDVGESGPLVAQNVRDLKDILWTSAAFLQGFQELEAGSLPAALALLQAAAAGRCSKRVLAQIFTLMGCCNQKMGKPQMAIQHLKRALQVDFTFLPALYQAALLYRQLGLLDAELEALVLLYQALDGPVQATTVSVNPHFLIQTELLICAPTLAAFFVQNRPAEVKYVLAQRCLQAGRAGEAVEHYLDLLALLQEGPLKQGLYPALPRIPEVFLEAASALQELARHQDAVAVCEEVVTRTSELVPERLRIELGACAEENTSETAGSPLAKSPDVITERKRESLRCVLWRAGAYLLQGWAWARLGEVKESISLLSRCLNDLLRVHFENTGSSTEEETEQMEAKVLSQIRQLALTARGTQFLGLERDKEALMDFQHSLHICPGDPTANLYLLHTLWQLDRRQEAAAHWQKFHSVPASTEEKAERTFPLYLLSCMKQMTFPHMESLARNMECCLAGGSQGP
- the FANCG gene encoding Fanconi anemia group G protein isoform X1: MAGAGSCLNLWREENDGLARRWRRVARSPGSGCSVTQTAQQCRLDFTKLLQKIQGLPAVLPALPLELAILYNSLLFDIHLSSNSGEKLLAMIDHELSRVLEACAESAQGLVSEDRWQKVLQEGAPEELRGPLHRLAALQGALWLAANRLGSAEGLFQLLSGAKSLRPSPFHGCQNNLLSLLQTWHPHDVGESGPLVAQNVRDLKDILWTSAAFLQGFQELEAGSLPAALALLQAAAAGRCSKRVLAQIFTLMGCCNQKMGKPQMAIQHLKRALQVDFTFLPALYQAALLYRQLGLLDAELEALVLLYQALDGPVQATTVSVNPHFLIQTELLICAPTLAAFFVQNRPAEVKYVLAQRCLQAGRAGEAVEHYLDLLALLQEGPLKQGLYPALPRIPEVFLEAASALQELARHQDAVAVCEEVVTRTSELVPERLRIELGACAEENTSETAGSPLAKSPDVITERKRESLRCVLWRAGAYLLQGWAWARLGEVKESISLLSRCLNDLLRVHFENTAGSSTEEETEQMEAKVLSQIRQLALTARGTQFLGLERDKEALMDFQHSLHICPGDPTANLYLLHTLWQLDRRQEAAAHWQKFHSVPASTEEKAERTFPLYLLSCMKQMTFPHMESLARNMECCLAGGSQGP